From the genome of Pyxidicoccus trucidator, one region includes:
- a CDS encoding AHH domain-containing protein codes for MACRWAVSLLLLLVGTGCSTSRVIRLNTGDGVPIIVTPREEEGAELEEAEVEAEEFEESLVELARDVRPVAHPLRAARELFDVPARSGVYWYEGRSQKLIPQEEEDPDGPRLLESYADEELTRAYGRWCERKDQPGDCLRLLDEGPLLASDGKYTLAMAIAMDSVWEETSGALKDMADPQALLATVTASVSMYLLLWALPEPVSKGVAALVTACAIAYLGVDTVWRLLDGWVTLVRKVDRATTFEQLSDAGEAYGEVLGVNAARVFVMLATAAIGSTAGLAAKASRLPGSAQAALAVESQAGYTYAAIGSVESVAMTAEGFTVALAPNAVAMAVKGGRSRGTHDHHLATDKNSVSSARGGPWTPRFRKIFKKAGMELKDPENVVPVKGHQGPHPQRYHEIVFEELDAATAHCRTVQACRASLEVALRRLAREVTTPGTELNLLVSRGAKP; via the coding sequence ATGGCGTGTCGATGGGCCGTATCGCTGCTCCTGCTGCTTGTCGGGACGGGTTGTTCGACGTCCCGGGTCATTCGCCTGAACACCGGAGACGGCGTCCCCATCATCGTCACTCCCAGAGAGGAAGAGGGCGCCGAGCTGGAGGAGGCCGAAGTCGAGGCCGAAGAGTTCGAGGAGAGCCTGGTGGAGCTCGCTCGGGACGTGCGGCCCGTTGCGCACCCGCTACGCGCGGCTCGGGAGCTCTTCGATGTCCCGGCGAGAAGCGGAGTGTACTGGTACGAGGGGCGCAGCCAGAAGCTCATCCCGCAGGAGGAAGAGGACCCTGACGGCCCACGTTTGCTGGAGTCGTACGCGGACGAGGAACTGACGCGTGCCTATGGCCGTTGGTGCGAGCGCAAGGACCAGCCCGGAGACTGCCTCCGCCTGCTGGACGAAGGCCCGCTGCTGGCGAGCGACGGCAAGTACACGCTGGCCATGGCCATCGCCATGGACTCGGTCTGGGAGGAGACGTCAGGGGCGCTGAAGGACATGGCCGACCCTCAGGCGCTGCTCGCCACGGTGACGGCCTCGGTCAGCATGTATCTTCTTTTGTGGGCGCTCCCCGAGCCCGTGAGCAAGGGCGTGGCCGCTCTCGTCACGGCCTGTGCCATTGCATACCTGGGAGTGGACACGGTGTGGCGCTTGCTGGACGGGTGGGTGACGCTGGTGCGGAAGGTGGACCGGGCCACCACCTTCGAGCAGCTCAGCGATGCCGGTGAGGCGTACGGAGAGGTGCTCGGAGTGAACGCGGCGCGCGTCTTCGTCATGCTGGCCACGGCAGCCATCGGGAGCACGGCGGGACTGGCGGCGAAGGCGTCCAGGCTTCCCGGCTCCGCGCAGGCGGCCCTCGCCGTGGAGTCTCAGGCGGGCTACACGTATGCGGCCATCGGCAGCGTGGAGTCGGTGGCGATGACAGCCGAGGGCTTCACCGTCGCATTGGCGCCCAATGCCGTGGCGATGGCAGTCAAGGGGGGGCGGAGCCGCGGAACCCACGACCACCACCTCGCCACGGACAAGAACAGCGTCTCCTCAGCGCGTGGTGGGCCGTGGACGCCGAGGTTCAGGAAGATCTTCAAGAAGGCCGGGATGGAGCTGAAGGACCCCGAGAATGTCGTGCCTGTCAAAGGACACCAGGGGCCTCACCCCCAGAGGTATCACGAGATAGTCTTCGAGGAGTTGGATGCCGCAACGGCCCATTGCCGGACTGTCCAGGCGTGCCGTGCCTCCCTGGAGGTCGCGCTCCGGCGACTGGCCAGGGAAGTCACTACACCGGGAACAGAGCTGAACCTGCTCGTCAGCCGAGGTGCAAAACCGTAG